A window from Myripristis murdjan chromosome 11, fMyrMur1.1, whole genome shotgun sequence encodes these proteins:
- the parp10 gene encoding protein mono-ADP-ribosyltransferase PARP10: protein MPVENQEERTVEVLGLPQAVDEELLYLYFENKRRSGGGPLSSVDKHGDRAVLVFEEPNDAARVLSKGHHVLHNAELTVRKPASKDNCRLLLRGVSPNTNMELIELYVENMMELDEEDYTLSRSPGQDLVLIHCRQPFSQDFQNLQAKISKKTLDGTKITLEQIEQTDSILVENLHPGITRDMMMLYFESRRGGDQKVKEIVMMSESIARVAFVEFESVATVLDRPHRLENTDLVVRPYFDFLEPTESSTSQGSENGCLDNSTDNLQSPGPVEMQPSSPTVVSASNQPSHQTASEPVAAQEAVVEEEAEEVMEDVAEYTETLSSHIAITEPEKLALCKLSTLLHDIEQAHSDFNIQIKDDGIHITGPDKPKMEQLKNTILQFLGSVAQKHLTFDPDKAQFLAKKEVRERLQKTLNQLGLPTIYTVTDCVVVVTSLSPDAVSKVCEVLKSQLSDFSIPVATEYEFVLYTKEWSEFLQTLSFSLVRVPERGGKVDVLTLKGMENEKQTKIKTFVSTPIERETIISMEPGMLKYIQIHCHQLLADMEEVSIFPLEGEEVCGLKIHGNVVACQIAEELLQGVVASICTRTLTISEPGIARFLLGEECKGILKEMETKFQVFISLDKVHWKPLQNEDIFEAAWKMVSHQNFQKVSLNGSAPNIKTDMIQTQSFNHKGAPDKGLLEEAKRIVSAIDETMEVSQSSSDRHTDMEEEDLYTTGEPSSLSDQDADVIVVTPQASAEGSAASDGAPGFPPSDLEEEAQLSLAIQYSMESTNRSVVDEEDELQKVLELSKIIQHEGPSDHSSDSSRLDKGIHTSLEDAIKAANTVQIFVFAGYTCDLIRVDIALGKKITMRKTKESLEHRCLRRVSEFHKRCIDVIKRKHAVEIQIQGTIITVSGLKDYVAEAMPDVKLLLDKMSTTVSDSEILKTVQWVQHDPASAATTPYPQDIIVFLESAWRMKQKKVDILLNNQPHIINFEKMQEYNIASGGSVKISRKMISSEDLLADVPEEEYSVLANLPEASKVDEDSDEFQDVVKNFYDTIQEYHSKIRIIQVEKLMNRLLYNQYRLKKASVLQNATYPEVERTLYHGTSEASVKEICVHGFNRSFCGKNATVYGQGVYFAVNSALSVQDQYSPPNSDGHKYVFVSKVLTGDYTTGCHSMKTAPLKETAGIPLRYDSVTDNITKPSMFVIFNDTQAYPEYLITCQRIHR from the exons atgcCTGTTGAAAACCAAGAGGAGAGGACAGTGGAGGTGCTGGGGTTGCCTCAAGCAGTGGACGAGGAGCTCCTCTACCTCTACTTTGAGAATAAAAGGCGCTCGGGGGGAGGTCCACTCAGCTCCGTGGATAAACATGGTGACCGTGCCGTGTTAGTGTTCGAGGAGCCAAATG ATGCGGCACGAGTACTGTCTAAGGGGCACCATGTTCTGCATAATGCTGAACTGACTGTGAGAAAGCCTGCCTCAAAGGACAACTGCAGGCTCCTGCTGCGGGGGGTCAGCCCCAACACCAACATGGAGCTGATTGAGCTCTATGTGGAGAACATGATGGAGCTGGATGAGGAAGACTACACCTTGTCTCGTTCACCAGGGCAAGATCTCGTCCTCATCCACTGCCGTCAACCCTTCTCTCAAG ATTTCCAAAACCTTCAAGCAAAGATCTCCAAGAAGACACTAGATGGAACCAAGATAACGCTTGAGCAAATTGAGCAGACCGACTCCATCTTAGTGGAAAACCTGCACCCCGGCATCACAAGGGACATGATGATGTTGTACTTTGAGAGCAGGCGAGGAGGGGATCAGAAGGTGAAGGAGATCGTCATGATGTCAGAGAGCATAGCCAGGGTGGCTTTTGTCGAGTTTGAAT ctGTGGCCACTGTCCTGGATCGACCACACAGACTGGAGAATACTGACCTAGTTGTGAGGCCGTACTTTGATTTTCTTGAACCCACAGAAAGCTCCACATCACAGGGCTCTGAAAATGGATGTTTAGATAACAGCACAGATAACCTACAGAGTCCAGGTCCTGTTGAAATGCAGCCCAGTTCTCCCACAGTGGTTAGTGCCAGCAACCAGCCCTCCCATCAGACTGCCTCAGAACCTGTCGCTGCCCAGGAAGCAGTAGTCGAAGAAGAGGCGGAAGAAGTCATGGAGGACGTCGCAGAGTACACAGAGACTCTTTCAAGCCACATTGCGATCACTGAACCAGAGAAACTTGCCTTGTGTAAACTCAGTACTCTCCTACATGATATTGAACAGGCCCACTCAGACTTCAACATCCAAATCAAAGATGATGGCATACACATTACAGGACCTGACAAACCTAAAATGGAGCAACTTAAGAACACCATTTTGCAGTTTCTTGGCAGTGTTGCTCAGAAacatttgacctttgacccagaCAAGGCTCAGTTCCTGGCGAAGAAGGAGGTCAGAGAAAGGCTACAGAAAACTCTGAATCAGCTGGGGCTGCCCACTATATACACTGTGACAGACTGCGTTGTCGTGGTAACATCACTGTCTCCCGACGCGGTTAGCAAGGTGTGTGAAGTTTTGAAATCCCAGCTTTCGGACTTCAGCATACCAGTGGCTACAGAATATGAGTTTGTGCTGTATACCAAGGAGTGGTCCGAGTTCCTTCAGACTCTAAGTTTCTCCTTGGTAAGGGtaccagagagaggaggaaaggttGATGTTCTGACTCTGAAAGGGATGGAGAATGAGAAGCAGACCAAAATCAAAACGTTTGTCAGTACACCAATTGAAAGGGAAACCATAATTTCCATGGAGCCAGGAATGCTGAAATACATCCAGATCCATTGCCATCAGTTGCTGGCAGACATGGAAGAAGTATCTATTTTTCCATTAGAGGGGGAGGAGGTTTGCGGTTTAAAG ATCCACGGTAATGTTGTGGCTTGCCAAATCGCTGAGGAACTGTTGCAAGGTGTGGTCGCCTCAATCTGTACCAGAACCCTCACAATCAGTGAGCCGGGAATTGCACGGTTCCTGCTTGGAGAAGAGTGCAAAGGTATCCTGAAAGAAATGGAGACAAAATTCCAGGTCTTCATCAGTCTAGACAAGGTGCACTGGAAACCTCTACAGAATGAG GACATATTTGAAGCTGCATGGAAAATGGTGTCCCACCAAAACTTTCAGAAAGTCTCTTTGAATGGTTCTGCACCGAACATAAAGACTGATATGATCCAAACTCAGAGCTTCAACCATAAAGGGGCTCCTGACAAAG GCCTTTTAGAGGAGGCAAAGAGAATTGTTTCAGCCATTGATGAAACAATGGAGGTAAGCCAGTCCagttcagacagacacactgacatggaggaagaggatcTCTATACGACGGGGGAACCTAGCAGCCTGTCAGACCAAGACGCTGATGTAATTGTAGTTACACCTCAGGCCTCAGCTGAAGGCAGTGCTGCAAGTGATGGAGCTCCGGGCTTTCCTCCCAGTGATCTGGAAGAAGAGGCCCAGCTATCTCTAGCCATCCAGTACTCCATGGAGTCAACGAATAGATCTGTTGTTGACGAGGAAGACGAGTTGCAAAAAGTCCTGGAGCTGTCCAAGATTATTCAACATGAAGGTCCCTCTGATCACAGCAGTGACAGCTCCCGACTGGACAAGGGTATTCATACTTCGCTAGAGGACGCCATCAAGGCAGCCAACACAGTCcagatatttgtgtttgcaGGTTACACCTGTGACCTTATACGAGTGGATATAGCTCTTGGGAAGAAGATTACTATGAGAAAGACTAAAGAGAGCTTGGAGCATAGGTGCCTGAGGAGAGTGTCAGAGTTCCACAAGAGGTGTATAGACGTAATCAAGAGGAAGCATGCAGTTGAGATTCAGATCCAGGGCACCATAATCACCGTTTCTGGGCTCAAGGACTATGTGGCTGAAGCCATGCCTGatgtgaagctgctgctggataAGATGTCCACCACTGTGTCTGATAGCGAAATCCTAAAGACAGTCCAATGGGTGCAGCATGATCCAGCCTCAGCAGCCACAACACCTTACCCACAAGATATTATAGTTTTCCTAGAGAGTGCCTGGAGGATGAAACAGAAGAAGGTTGACATCTTGCTGAACAATCAGCCCCACATCATTAACTTTGAAAAGATGCAGGAATACAACATAGCCTCAGGGGGATCTGTGAAAATCTCCAGGAAAATGATCAGTTCAGAGGACTTGCTTGCAGATGTCCCAG AAGAGGAATACTCTGTACTGGCAAATCTGCCAGAAGCATCCAAGGTGGATGAGGATTCTGATGAATTTCAGGATGTGGTGAAGAATTTTTATGACACCATTCAAGAGTACCACAGCAAAATAAGAATCATacag GTGGAGAAGCTGATGAATCGGCTGTTGTACAATCAGTACAGGCTGAAGAAGGCAAGCGTATTGCAGAATGCCACATATCCAGAAGTTGAACGGACTCTTTACCATGGCACAAGCGAGGCGAGTGTCAAAGAGATATGCGTCCACGGATTCAACAGAAGCTTTTGTGGAAAGAACG CCACTGTTTATGGACAGGGGGTGTATTTTGCCGTGAACTCAGCGCTGTCTGTCCAGGATCAGTACTCCCCTCCAAATTCAGATGGACACAAGTATGTATTTGTGTCAAAAGTGTTAACAGGGGACTACACCACCGGCTGTCACTCCATGAAGACAGCCCCTCTGAAGGAGACTGCTGGCATTCCCCTCAGATACGACAGTGTAACAGACAACATTACCAAACCTTCAATGTTTGTCATCTTCAATGATACACAGGCTTATCCAGAATACCTCATCACATGCCAGAGAATCCACCGCTGA
- the LOC115367634 gene encoding CMP-N-acetylneuraminate-beta-galactosamide-alpha-2,3-sialyltransferase 1 translates to MSLPRRRKIRTLVLLFCIITFTTFLFSYTFRDPSLYFFKYAFRLSDNFFSKGLCACHQCMTEVEDDPWFTEHFNQSIHPLMTRENSVLSDETFRWWQWLQSERHPANFTEVVEELFQVIPDEVLYMDASPERCRTCAVVGNSGNLKGSQYGSLIDSSDLIIRMNQAPTTGFEEDVGARTTHHVMYPESAIDLDNTTSLVLIPFKTLDLQWVISALTTGSIKHTYIPVISRIKANKEKVLIYSPTFFKYVYESWLEGHGRYPSTGFLSLLFAIHICDEVSVFGFGADQYGNWHHYWEENHLAGAFRHTGVHDGDYEYNVTLLLADKHKIRMFKGR, encoded by the exons ATGTCTCTACCCAGGCGGAGGAAAATCAGGACTttggtgctgctgttttgcATCATCACATTTACAACATTTCTGTTCAGTTACACGTTCCGTGACCCGTCGCTCTACTTCTTCAAGTACGCGTTCCGCCTTTCGGACAACTTTTTCTCCAAAGGTCTGTGCGCCTGCCACCAGTGTATGACGGAGGTGGAGGATGACCCCTGGTTCACTGAGCACTTCAACCAGTCCATTCACCCATTAATGACAAGAGAGAACAGCGTCCTGTCTGATGAAACCTTCAGGTGGTGGCAG TGGTTGCAGTCAGAGAGGCATCCAGCCAACTTCACTGAAGTGGTGGAGGAGCTGTTCCAAGTCATTCCTGATGAGGTGCTTTACATGGACGCCAGCCCCGAACGCTGCAGGACCTGCGCTGTGGTGGGGAACTCTGGGAACCTCAAGGGATCCCAGTACGGCAGCCTCATCGACTCCAGTGACCTCATCATAAG GATGAACCAGGCTCCCACCACTGGGTTTGAAGAGGATGTGGGTGCCAGAACAACTCATCATGTCATGTACCCAGAAAGTGCCATAGACCTGGACAACACCACAAGTCTCGTGTTGATCCCTTTCAAGACTCTGGACCTTCAGTGGGTCATTAGTGCCCTGACCACAGGCTCCATTAAACA CACATACATACCTGTTATATCAAGAATAAaggcaaacaaagaaaag GTGCTGATTTACAGTCCTACCTTTTTCAAGTACGTCTATGAGAGCTGGCTTGAGGGTCACGGCCGATATCCCTCCACCGGCTTCCTCAGCTTATTGTTTGCTATTCACATATGTGATGAG GTCAGCGTGTTTGGATTCGGTGCAGACCAGTATGGAAACTGGCATCACTACTGGGAAGAGAACCATTTGGCTGGAGCTTTCCGACACACAGGAGTCCATGATGGAGATTATGAGTATAATGTCACGCTGCTGCTGGCAGACAAGCACAAAATCAGAATGTTTAAAGGAAGATGA